The following are encoded in a window of Chionomys nivalis chromosome X, mChiNiv1.1, whole genome shotgun sequence genomic DNA:
- the LOC130867782 gene encoding protein FAM156A/FAM156B-like gives MDPLPKWESALTSASSQVTIVQPSQNGSAPAHLIALEQLRIGLRSLTPTPGSSTPTSLAEGMLQQQYVEPKSLLEHRWGRLGFPQKKAFLGKLRRRHRDHRSPYPVDRDTRIFRSGNKTQNWFRCECLYCQARGQSISGERDGSTNASSWDTLVQGLGGLTLNLGADRPGLLPEGAQQQQQHLQQQQQHLQMQQQHLQMQQQHLQMQQQPPLLAHQEPEGRCQQESKGRFQRLFNEWFEEN, from the coding sequence ATGGATCCCCTCCCGAAATGGGAGTCGGCATTAACTTCCGCGTCTTCTCAAGTGACCATTGTGCAGCCCTCCCAGAATGGCTCTGCACCTGCTCATCTCATAGCCTTAGAACAGCTGAGGATAGGCCTCCGCAGCCTGACCCCCACCCCTGGCTCCAGCACCCCCACATCCTTGGCAGAGGGGATGCTCCAGCAGCAGTATGTGGAGCCGAAGAGCTTACTGGAGCATCGCTGGGGAAGGCTGGGATTCCCTCAGAAGAAAGCCTTTCTGGGCAAGCTGAGGCGCAGGCACCGAGATCATAGGTCACCTTACCCAGTGGATAGGGACACCAGAATCTTCCGCTCAGGCAACAAAACTCAGAATTGGTTCCGATGTGAATGCCTCTACTGCCAGGCCCGTGGGCAAAGTATTTCCGGGGAAAGGGATGGGAGCACCAATGCTTCCTCCTGGGATACTCTAGTGCAGGGACTTGGTGGCCTTACCCTCAACCTGGGAGCTGACAGGCCTGGCCTCCTGCCAGAGGGGgcgcagcagcagcaacagcaccttcagcagcagcagcagcaccttcAGATGCAGCAGCAGCACCTTCAGATGCAGCAGCAGCACCTCCAGATGCAGCAGCAGCCCCCACTGCTGGCCCATCAGGAGCCAGAGGGGAGGTGCCAGCAGGAAAGCAAGGGCAGGTTCCAGAGGCTGTTCAACGAGTGGTTTGAAGAAAACTGA